CTCGGCGTACGCCTGCATCATGGCGTACTCGATGCCGTTGTGAACCATCTTGGAGAAGTGCCCGGCGCCGACCTTGCCGGCGTGCACGAAGCCGAACTCGCCCTCGGGCTTGAGCGCGTCGAAGACGGGCTGGACCTTGGCGATGTTCTCGGCGTCGCCGCCGACCATCAGGGCGTAGCCGTTCTGGAGGCCCCACACACCGCCGGAGACACCTGCGTCGACGAAGCCGATGCCCTTGGCGCCCAGCTCCTCGGCGTGCTTCTCGTCGTCCGTCCAGCGGGAGTTGCCGCCGTCGACGATGACGTCGCCGGGCTGGAGCAGCTCGCCCAGCTCGTCGACGACCGACTGGGTCGGGGCGCCGGCCGGGACCATCACCCATACCGTGCGCGGCGCTTCGAGCTTGCCGACCAGTTCGGCCAGGTCGCTCACGTCGGAGACCTCGGGGTTGTGGTCGTAGCCGATGACGGTGTGGCCGGCGCGGCGGATGCGCTCGCGCATGTTGCCGCCCATCTTGCCGAGGCCGATCAGTCCGAGCTGCATGTCAGTTCACTTCCTGGGAATTACGGAGCGTCCGGTAGGTGGCCACGAGAGCGGCGGTGGAGGAGTCGAGACCGGGCACGTCCGCGCCCTCGGTCAGGGCGGGTTCGACGCGCTTGGCGAGGACCTTGCCCAGCTCGACGCCCCACTGGTCGAAGGAGTCGATGTTCCAGACAGCACCCTGTACGAACACCTTGTGCTCGTACAGCGCGATCAACTGCCCGAGCACGGACGGGGTCAGCTCGCGGGCCAGGATCGTGGTCGTGGGGTGATTGCCCTTGAACGTCTTGTGCGGCACCAGTTCCTCGGGCACGCCCTCCGCGCGCACCTCGTCCGGCGTCTTGCCGAAGGCCAACGCCTGGGTCTGGGCGAAGAAGTTGGCCATCAGCAGGTCGTGCTGCGCCTTGAGGCCTTCGCTCAGCTCGCCGATCGGGTTGACGAAGCCGATGAAGTCCGCCGGGATCAACTTCGTGCCCTGGTGGATGAGTTGGTAGTAGGCGTGCTGGCCGTTCGTGCCGGGCGTGCCCCACACCACCGGGCCGGTCTGCCACTCCACCGGATTCCCGTCCCGGTCCACGGACTTGCCGTTGGACTCCATGTCCAGCTGCTGCAAGTAGGCGGTGAACTTGGAGAGATAGTGCGAGTACGGCAGTACGGCGTGCGACTGCGCGTCGAAGAAGTTGCCGTACCAGAC
The nucleotide sequence above comes from Streptomyces sp. N50. Encoded proteins:
- the gnd gene encoding phosphogluconate dehydrogenase (NAD(+)-dependent, decarboxylating), with the translated sequence MQLGLIGLGKMGGNMRERIRRAGHTVIGYDHNPEVSDVSDLAELVGKLEAPRTVWVMVPAGAPTQSVVDELGELLQPGDVIVDGGNSRWTDDEKHAEELGAKGIGFVDAGVSGGVWGLQNGYALMVGGDAENIAKVQPVFDALKPEGEFGFVHAGKVGAGHFSKMVHNGIEYAMMQAYAEGWELLEKVHSVTDVREVFRSWQEGTVIRSWLLDLAVNALDGDEHLDKLRGFAEDSGEGRWTVEAAIDNAVPLPAITASLFARFASRQDDSPQMKMIAALRNQFGGHAVESK